A single region of the Chiroxiphia lanceolata isolate bChiLan1 chromosome 20, bChiLan1.pri, whole genome shotgun sequence genome encodes:
- the LOC116796856 gene encoding glial fibrillary acidic protein-like: protein MDFLLAMALNLEFQEMRTSKRVEIMELNNHFASYIEKVWLLEQQNKVLVLELNQAQDQEPSRLGDIYQEQLRELQCHAEQLGTAKARLEIEMFNLAQDLSSLQQKLQDEVTPWLEAESNLAAYRQDVDNATLSRLDLEWHVGTLQDEITFLRKVHEESHRHRKRPSGTHRHMTADATAAPLPATTEPTGAEPT from the exons ATGGACTTCTTGCTGGCCATGGCACTGAACTTGGAGTTCCAGGAGATGCGCACCAGCAAGAGGGTGGAGATAATGGAGCTCAACAACCACTTCGCCAGCTACATCGAGAAGgtgtggctgctggagcagcagaacaaggtgctggtgctggagtTGAACCAGGCGCAGGACCAGGAGCCCTCCCGCCTGGGGGACATTTACCAGGAGCAGCTGCGGGAGCTGCAGTGCCATGCGGAGCAGTTGGGCACTGCCAAGGCCCGGCTGGAGATCGAGATGTTCAACCTGGCCCAGGACCTCAGCAGCCTCCAGCAGAA gctgcaggacGAGGTGACCCCGTGGCTGGAGGCTGAGAGCAACCTGGCTGCCTACAGGCAG GATGTGGACAACGCCACCTTGTCTCGCCTGGACCTGGAGTGGCATGTGGGGACCCTGCAGGATGAGATAACCTTCCTGCGCAAGGTCCATGAGGAG AGCCACCGCCACCGCAAGCGCCCCTCTGGCACCCATCGCCACATGACTGCAGACGCCACTGCCGCGCCGCTGCCTGCCACCACCGAGCCGACTGGTGCCGAGCCCACCTGA